A window of the Kosakonia sp. BYX6 genome harbors these coding sequences:
- a CDS encoding mechanosensitive ion channel family protein produces MTFLSRFDFISMLMLPSFWIGFGTVVVVTLIVYWLFKRLLAVLMKGAQSWSERQRGVGKMQHVLVDMLKRTSRFLLFIAALLFSLRFVDLPDRLFNTLGHAWFLVLAIQVAIWMDQGVVSWMRHLMYTPGASKNPVTMVIAGLLLRMMLWTVMLLSILANVGVNITALVASLGVGGIAIALAVQTILSDVFASLSIGFDKPFEIGDFVVFNDVAGTIEHIGLKTTRIRSLSGEQIVCGNAILLQQTLHNYKRMQTRRIVFTFGLALTTPPDKLRKVGEMVRTIITEVGETKFDRAHFQGFAADRLNFEVVHIVNTADYNQYMDIQQEINIRIMEKLAEQGIELALPCVVVKGGLAVENASIEESGQQTA; encoded by the coding sequence ATGACGTTTTTGTCACGTTTCGACTTCATATCCATGTTGATGTTGCCATCATTCTGGATCGGTTTTGGGACAGTCGTGGTGGTAACGCTGATTGTCTACTGGCTGTTTAAGCGCTTACTGGCGGTGTTGATGAAAGGTGCGCAAAGCTGGAGCGAGCGGCAGCGCGGTGTAGGAAAAATGCAGCATGTGTTGGTGGATATGTTGAAGCGCACCAGCCGATTTCTGCTTTTCATCGCCGCGTTGCTGTTTAGCCTGCGCTTTGTTGATCTGCCCGATCGCCTGTTCAACACTCTTGGCCATGCCTGGTTTTTAGTACTGGCAATCCAGGTGGCAATTTGGATGGATCAGGGCGTTGTTTCGTGGATGCGCCATTTGATGTATACGCCAGGCGCGAGCAAAAATCCGGTCACCATGGTGATTGCCGGTTTGCTGCTGCGAATGATGCTCTGGACAGTCATGCTGTTGTCGATTCTGGCGAACGTGGGCGTCAATATCACCGCGTTGGTTGCCAGCCTGGGGGTTGGCGGTATCGCCATTGCGCTGGCCGTGCAAACCATTCTTAGCGATGTTTTCGCGTCGCTTTCCATCGGTTTTGATAAGCCTTTCGAAATCGGTGATTTTGTGGTGTTCAATGACGTTGCCGGCACCATCGAACACATTGGTCTTAAAACTACGCGCATCCGCAGCCTGAGCGGCGAGCAGATCGTTTGTGGTAACGCCATTTTGCTGCAACAGACGCTGCATAATTACAAACGCATGCAGACGCGGCGAATCGTTTTTACTTTCGGTCTGGCATTAACGACGCCGCCGGACAAATTGCGCAAAGTGGGGGAAATGGTGCGAACCATCATTACTGAGGTTGGCGAAACCAAATTTGACCGCGCGCATTTCCAGGGTTTTGCCGCCGATAGGCTGAATTTTGAAGTGGTGCATATCGTCAACACGGCGGATTACAACCAATACATGGATATTCAGCAGGAGATTAACATCCGCATTATGGAAAAATTGGCTGAGCAGGGTATCGAACTGGCGCTGCCGTGTGTGGTTGTCAAAGGTGGGCTGGCGGTTGAGAACGCGTCCATTGAGGAAAGTGGGCAGCAGACGGCATAA
- the ydgH gene encoding DUF1471 family protein YdgH encodes MKLKYTLLASALLSVTALSANAATELTPEQAAAVKPYDRIVITGRFNAIGDAVNAVSKRADKEGAAAFYVVDSHDAGNSGNQRVTADLYKADAAKADKPEYRVINGITELPKDKAVQLEPYDTVTVQGFFRTQPEVNDAITKAAKAKGAHSFYIVRQVDANQGGNQLVTAFVYKADAKKRVLQSADAIPRDSDAGRAALAKGGEEAKKVEIPGVASDATPGVGVGRFFETQSSSGGRYSVTLPDGKKIEEVNKITAAQMVPFDSIKFTGNYGNMTEISYQVAKRAAAKGAKYYHITRQWSESGNNMTISADLFK; translated from the coding sequence ATGAAGCTCAAGTACACCCTCCTGGCGTCAGCACTTCTGTCCGTGACCGCGTTGTCCGCCAACGCTGCGACAGAGTTAACACCGGAGCAAGCAGCAGCGGTGAAACCTTACGATCGTATTGTCATCACTGGCCGCTTTAACGCCATTGGCGATGCGGTTAACGCAGTGTCCAAACGCGCGGATAAAGAAGGTGCGGCGGCATTTTACGTTGTTGACTCCCATGATGCGGGTAACAGCGGCAACCAGCGCGTAACCGCCGATTTATATAAAGCAGACGCAGCCAAAGCCGATAAACCGGAATACCGTGTGATTAACGGCATTACGGAATTACCGAAAGACAAAGCGGTTCAACTGGAACCATACGATACGGTGACTGTTCAAGGTTTCTTCCGTACCCAGCCTGAAGTTAACGACGCCATCACCAAAGCGGCCAAAGCGAAAGGCGCGCATTCTTTCTATATTGTGCGCCAGGTTGATGCCAACCAGGGCGGCAACCAGCTGGTGACGGCTTTTGTGTACAAAGCTGACGCGAAAAAACGCGTTCTGCAAAGCGCCGATGCTATTCCGCGTGATTCCGATGCGGGCCGCGCTGCGCTGGCAAAAGGCGGCGAAGAAGCCAAGAAAGTGGAAATCCCGGGCGTTGCTTCCGATGCCACACCAGGCGTCGGTGTAGGCCGTTTCTTCGAAACACAATCTTCCAGCGGCGGTCGTTACAGCGTCACGCTGCCTGACGGCAAAAAGATTGAAGAAGTGAATAAAATCACGGCCGCGCAGATGGTGCCGTTCGACAGCATCAAGTTCACCGGCAACTACGGTAACATGACCGAAATCTCCTACCAGGTTGCGAAACGTGCAGCAGCCAAGGGCGCGAAGTATTACCACATCACGCGCCAGTGGTCCGAGAGCGGCAACAACATGACAATCAGCGCTGACTTGTTCAAATAA
- the fnr gene encoding fumarate/nitrate reduction transcriptional regulator Fnr, with amino-acid sequence MIPEKRIIRRIQSGGCAIHCQDCSISQLCIPFTLNEHELDQLDNIIERKKPIQKGQTLFKAGDELKSLYAIRSGTIKSYTITEQGDEQITGFHLAGDLVGFDAIGTGHHPSFAQALETSMVCEIPFETLDDLSGKMPNLRQQMMRLMSGEIKGDQDMILLLSKKNAEERLAAFIYNLSRRFAQRGFSPREFRLTMTRGDIGNYLGLTVETISRLLGRFQKSGMLAVKGKYITIENSDLLAQLAGHARNVA; translated from the coding sequence ATGATCCCGGAAAAGCGAATTATACGACGCATTCAGTCTGGCGGGTGTGCAATCCATTGCCAGGATTGCAGCATTAGCCAGCTTTGCATCCCTTTTACCCTCAATGAACACGAGCTGGATCAGCTCGACAATATCATCGAGCGTAAAAAGCCCATCCAGAAAGGTCAGACTCTGTTTAAAGCAGGGGATGAACTGAAATCGCTCTACGCCATCCGTTCGGGTACCATCAAAAGCTACACCATCACCGAACAAGGTGATGAGCAAATCACCGGCTTCCATCTGGCGGGTGATTTAGTGGGCTTTGATGCAATTGGTACCGGCCACCACCCAAGTTTTGCTCAGGCACTGGAAACGTCCATGGTCTGTGAAATCCCGTTTGAAACGCTTGATGATCTGTCTGGCAAAATGCCAAACCTGCGTCAGCAAATGATGCGTCTGATGAGCGGCGAGATCAAAGGCGATCAGGATATGATCCTGCTGTTGTCGAAGAAAAATGCCGAAGAGCGTCTGGCGGCGTTTATCTACAATCTCTCCCGTCGTTTCGCACAGCGTGGTTTCTCGCCGCGTGAGTTCCGCCTGACCATGACCCGTGGCGACATCGGTAACTATCTGGGTCTGACAGTGGAAACCATCAGCCGCCTGCTGGGCCGTTTTCAGAAAAGTGGGATGCTGGCGGTGAAAGGCAAGTACATCACCATTGAGAATAGCGATTTGCTGGCACAACTGGCCGGACACGCGCGTAACGTAGCCTGA
- the pntA gene encoding Re/Si-specific NAD(P)(+) transhydrogenase subunit alpha yields the protein MRIGVPKERLANETRVAATPKTVEQLLKLGFTVAIESGAGKLASFDDDAFTQAGATIVDGDNVWHSDVILKVNAPDEEEIALLNPGTTLVSFIWPAQNPALIEKLAARNVTVMAMDSVPRISRAQSLDALSSMANIAGYRAIVEAAHEFGRFFTGQITAAGKVPPAKVMVIGAGVAGLAAIGAANSLGAIVRAFDTRPEVKEQVQSMGAEFLELDFEEEAGSGDGYAKVMSEAFIKAEMELFAAQAKDVDIIVTTALIPGKPAPKLITREMVDSMKPGSVIVDLAAQNGGNCEYTVPNQVSTTANGVKVIGYTDLPGRLPTQSSQLYGTNLVNLLKLLCVEKDGNVVVNFDDVVVRGVTVVRDGEVTWPAPPIQVSAQPQAAPKAAAAPKEEAKPASPWRKYALMALAIILFGWLADVAPKEFLGHFTVFALACVVGYYVVWNVSHALHTPLMSVTNAISGIIVVGALLQIGHGGWVSFLSFIAVLIASINIFGGFTVTQRMLKMFRKN from the coding sequence ATGCGTATTGGTGTACCTAAAGAACGGTTGGCCAATGAAACCCGCGTTGCGGCGACGCCGAAAACGGTCGAGCAGCTGCTTAAATTGGGTTTCACCGTCGCGATTGAAAGCGGCGCCGGCAAACTGGCAAGTTTCGATGACGATGCGTTCACCCAGGCTGGGGCGACGATTGTCGACGGCGATAATGTCTGGCATTCGGACGTGATCCTCAAGGTCAATGCACCTGATGAAGAAGAGATTGCGCTGTTAAACCCCGGCACGACGCTGGTGAGCTTTATCTGGCCTGCGCAGAATCCGGCGTTGATCGAGAAACTGGCAGCGCGAAATGTGACTGTCATGGCGATGGATTCCGTGCCACGTATTTCCCGCGCGCAATCGCTGGATGCGTTGAGTTCCATGGCGAACATCGCCGGCTACCGCGCCATTGTTGAAGCCGCGCATGAATTTGGCCGTTTCTTTACAGGGCAAATCACCGCCGCAGGTAAAGTTCCACCGGCAAAAGTGATGGTTATTGGCGCGGGTGTTGCGGGTCTTGCCGCGATCGGCGCCGCCAACAGCCTTGGCGCTATCGTCCGCGCTTTCGATACTCGCCCAGAAGTGAAAGAGCAGGTGCAGAGTATGGGCGCCGAGTTCCTTGAGCTGGATTTTGAAGAAGAGGCGGGCAGCGGCGACGGTTACGCGAAAGTGATGTCTGAAGCCTTTATCAAAGCCGAGATGGAACTGTTCGCCGCACAGGCAAAAGATGTCGATATCATCGTCACTACTGCGCTGATCCCAGGCAAACCCGCACCAAAACTGATTACCCGCGAGATGGTCGATTCCATGAAGCCGGGCAGCGTGATTGTCGATCTGGCTGCGCAAAACGGTGGTAATTGCGAATACACCGTGCCTAATCAAGTCAGCACCACCGCTAACGGCGTCAAAGTGATCGGTTATACCGACTTGCCTGGCCGCCTGCCGACACAATCTTCCCAGTTGTACGGCACCAACCTTGTTAACCTGCTGAAACTGCTGTGCGTTGAGAAAGATGGCAACGTTGTTGTCAATTTCGACGATGTGGTCGTGCGCGGTGTTACGGTGGTTCGCGATGGTGAAGTGACCTGGCCGGCGCCGCCTATTCAGGTTTCCGCACAGCCACAGGCTGCACCAAAAGCCGCTGCTGCACCGAAAGAAGAGGCCAAACCGGCGTCGCCGTGGCGTAAATATGCGTTGATGGCGCTGGCGATTATTCTCTTCGGTTGGCTGGCGGATGTGGCGCCGAAAGAGTTCCTCGGCCATTTCACCGTTTTCGCGCTGGCTTGTGTGGTCGGCTATTACGTCGTGTGGAACGTTTCTCATGCGCTGCATACGCCGTTGATGTCGGTCACTAACGCCATTTCCGGCATTATCGTTGTCGGCGCGCTGCTTCAGATTGGTCACGGCGGCTGGGTCAGCTTCTTAAGCTTTATCGCGGTGTTGATTGCCAGCATTAATATTTTCGGTGGTTTCACCGTCACTCAGCGCATGCTGAAAATGTTCCGGAAGAACTAA
- the uspE gene encoding universal stress protein UspE, with translation MAKYQNMLVAIDPNQDDQPALRRAVYLHQRIGGRIKAFLPIYDFSYEMTTLLSPDERTAMRQGVISQRTAWIREQAKYYIDAGVPIEIKVVWHNRPFEAIIQEVLAGGHDLLLKMTHQHDKLESVIFTPTDWHLLRKCPCPVWMVKDQPWPEGGRAVVAVNLASEEIYHNSLNEKLVKETQQLAEQVNHTEVHLVGAYPVTPINIAIELPEFDPSVYNDAIRGQHLLAMKALRQKFGIDEKMTHVEKGLPEEVIPDLAEHLQAGIVVLGTIGRTGISAAFLGNTAEQVIDHLRCDLLVIKPDQYQTPVELDEEDD, from the coding sequence ATGGCTAAGTATCAGAATATGTTGGTCGCCATCGATCCTAACCAGGACGATCAGCCAGCATTACGACGCGCCGTGTATTTACACCAACGGATTGGCGGCCGAATCAAAGCGTTTTTACCAATCTATGATTTCTCTTACGAGATGACCACCCTTCTGTCCCCCGATGAGCGAACCGCAATGCGCCAAGGCGTCATTAGTCAGCGTACCGCGTGGATCCGCGAGCAGGCTAAGTACTACATCGACGCGGGCGTGCCTATCGAGATTAAAGTGGTGTGGCACAATCGTCCCTTCGAAGCGATCATTCAGGAAGTGCTGGCGGGTGGTCATGATTTACTGCTGAAAATGACCCACCAGCACGACAAACTGGAATCCGTCATTTTCACCCCCACCGACTGGCACTTGCTGCGTAAATGCCCTTGCCCGGTATGGATGGTCAAAGATCAGCCCTGGCCGGAAGGCGGTCGGGCCGTTGTGGCGGTGAACCTCGCCAGCGAAGAGATTTACCACAACTCGCTGAATGAAAAATTAGTGAAAGAGACGCAGCAACTGGCTGAGCAGGTTAACCATACAGAAGTGCATTTGGTTGGCGCTTATCCGGTCACGCCGATCAATATCGCTATTGAACTGCCGGAGTTTGACCCGAGTGTATATAACGATGCGATTCGCGGTCAGCATTTGCTGGCAATGAAAGCGCTGCGGCAAAAATTTGGTATTGATGAAAAAATGACGCATGTGGAAAAAGGCTTGCCGGAAGAAGTGATCCCGGACCTGGCTGAACATCTGCAGGCCGGGATTGTGGTGCTGGGCACCATCGGGCGTACCGGGATTTCCGCTGCGTTTTTGGGCAATACCGCCGAACAGGTTATCGATCATCTGCGCTGCGATTTACTGGTTATCAAGCCAGATCAATACCAGACGCCGGTCGAGCTGGACGAAGAAGACGATTAA
- the umuD gene encoding translesion error-prone DNA polymerase V autoproteolytic subunit has product MTTSAFPSPAADYIEDAIDLVKSLIAHPSATYVIRASSDAMCDSAILPGSLLLVDTSLQPGDGDIVVARLLSGFTVKRLRLRPRPQLVADNPAYPVVKIDEEEGAHIVGVVTTVITLPARHVRAR; this is encoded by the coding sequence ATGACTACCAGCGCCTTTCCCAGCCCGGCTGCGGACTATATCGAAGATGCGATCGACCTTGTCAAAAGCCTGATCGCCCACCCGTCGGCCACATATGTGATACGCGCATCGAGCGATGCCATGTGCGATTCGGCGATCCTGCCGGGTTCACTGCTGCTGGTGGACACCAGCCTGCAACCGGGCGATGGCGATATCGTCGTCGCCCGGCTGTTAAGCGGCTTTACCGTTAAGCGCCTGCGTTTGCGGCCCCGCCCGCAATTGGTGGCGGATAACCCCGCTTACCCGGTCGTAAAAATCGATGAAGAAGAAGGCGCGCACATTGTAGGCGTGGTGACCACCGTAATTACCTTGCCGGCTCGCCATGTACGCGCTCGTTGA
- the umuC gene encoding translesion error-prone DNA polymerase V subunit UmuC: MYALVDVNSFYTSCETVWRPDLTGKPVVVLSNNDGCVISRSAEAKALGINMAEPFFKQKELMQRHGVAVFSSNYALYGDMSHRVMTLLEEICPGVDMYSIDEAFVDLTGIPHLRAFGKTIRDAIYQRTMLTVGVGIAPTKTLAKLANHAAKKWPEQSRGVVDLSRQVNQHKLMAALPVGDVWGIGRRLSKRLDAMGIDTVLKLAQSDLWFIRKNFSVVLERTVRELRGEPCLGFSEFSPSRNEIISSRSFGQRVSDYASVREGICTWAARAAEKLRAEHQYCRYVGAFIKSSPHDDDEPYYSNRAGIRLLTPTHDTRDIIAAATRSLDIIWKQGPRYQKAGVMLGDFFSKGVAQLNLFDEYAPQGNSEALMHVLDRLNKKGNKLWFAGQGVTPDWTMKRSLLSPAWTTQLDDVPQAG; this comes from the coding sequence ATGTACGCGCTCGTTGATGTGAACTCGTTCTATACCAGTTGCGAAACTGTCTGGCGGCCGGATTTAACCGGCAAACCGGTGGTCGTGCTCTCGAACAATGACGGCTGCGTAATTTCGCGGTCGGCCGAAGCCAAAGCACTCGGCATCAATATGGCGGAGCCTTTTTTCAAACAAAAAGAGCTGATGCAGCGCCACGGCGTGGCAGTTTTCAGCAGCAACTACGCGCTGTATGGCGACATGAGCCACCGGGTGATGACCCTGCTGGAAGAGATTTGTCCGGGCGTGGATATGTACAGCATCGATGAAGCATTTGTCGATTTGACCGGTATCCCGCACCTGAGAGCGTTCGGGAAAACGATACGCGATGCCATTTATCAACGCACCATGCTCACTGTCGGGGTGGGCATTGCCCCGACCAAAACGCTGGCGAAACTGGCGAACCACGCCGCCAAAAAATGGCCGGAACAATCGCGCGGCGTTGTGGATTTATCGCGCCAGGTAAACCAGCACAAGCTGATGGCGGCTCTGCCGGTCGGCGATGTCTGGGGCATTGGCCGTCGGCTGAGCAAAAGGCTGGACGCAATGGGCATTGATACCGTGCTCAAGCTGGCGCAGAGCGATCTGTGGTTTATCCGTAAAAATTTCAGCGTGGTGCTTGAGCGAACGGTACGCGAGTTGCGCGGTGAACCCTGCCTGGGATTTTCTGAATTTTCACCGTCCAGGAACGAAATCATCAGTTCCCGCTCATTTGGCCAGCGCGTCAGTGATTACGCCTCTGTGCGCGAAGGTATTTGTACCTGGGCGGCGCGGGCCGCTGAGAAATTGCGCGCCGAGCACCAATATTGTCGCTATGTCGGCGCCTTTATTAAGAGCAGCCCTCACGATGACGATGAACCTTATTACAGCAATCGCGCGGGAATACGTTTGCTAACGCCAACCCATGACACGCGGGATATTATCGCCGCGGCAACGCGTAGCCTGGATATTATCTGGAAGCAAGGCCCGCGTTATCAAAAAGCCGGCGTAATGCTGGGCGATTTTTTCAGCAAAGGCGTGGCACAACTTAATTTATTTGATGAGTACGCCCCGCAGGGAAATAGCGAGGCGCTTATGCATGTGCTGGACAGATTAAATAAGAAAGGCAACAAATTGTGGTTTGCGGGCCAGGGGGTAACACCCGACTGGACGATGAAGCGCTCCCTGCTTTCACCCGCCTGGACCACCCAACTGGATGATGTCCCCCAGGCCGGTTAG
- the pntB gene encoding Re/Si-specific NAD(P)(+) transhydrogenase subunit beta, protein MSGGLVTAAYIVAAILFIFSLAGLSKHETSQQGNNFGIAGMAIALVATIFGPETGNVAWILVAMIIGGAIGIRLAKKVEMTEMPELVAVLHSFVGLAAVLVGFNSYLDHEVGLDPVLVNIHLTEVFLGIFIGAVTFTGSIVAFGKLRGKISSKPLMLPNRHKMNLAALVVSFVLLLIFVRTESVGLQVLALLLMTIIALAFGWHLVASIGGADMPVVVSMLNSYSGWAAAAAGFMLSNDLLIVTGALVGSSGAILSYIMCKAMNRSFISVIAGGFGTDGSSSGSDEEAGEHREINAEETADLLKNSHSVIITPGYGMAVAQAQYPVAEITEKLRARGVKVRFGIHPVAGRLPGHMNVLLAEAKVPYDIVLEMDEINDDFADTDTVLVIGANDTVNPAAQDDPKSPIAGMPVLEVWKAQNVIVFKRSMNTGYAGVQNPLFFKENTQMLFGDAKASVDAILKAL, encoded by the coding sequence ATGTCTGGAGGATTAGTTACAGCTGCATACATTGTTGCCGCGATCCTGTTTATTTTCAGTCTGGCGGGGCTTTCCAAGCATGAAACCTCCCAGCAGGGTAACAACTTTGGTATCGCCGGTATGGCCATTGCACTGGTGGCGACCATTTTTGGCCCGGAAACCGGCAATGTCGCCTGGATTCTGGTGGCGATGATCATTGGTGGCGCTATCGGTATTCGTCTGGCGAAGAAAGTCGAAATGACTGAAATGCCGGAACTGGTCGCGGTGCTGCACAGCTTTGTCGGCCTGGCAGCAGTGCTGGTCGGTTTCAACAGCTACCTGGATCATGAAGTGGGTCTGGACCCGGTGCTGGTGAATATTCACCTGACCGAAGTGTTCCTCGGTATCTTTATCGGTGCCGTCACCTTTACCGGTTCTATTGTTGCGTTCGGTAAGCTGCGCGGGAAGATCTCCTCTAAGCCGCTGATGCTGCCGAACCGCCACAAGATGAACCTGGCGGCGCTGGTCGTTTCTTTTGTGCTGCTGCTGATCTTTGTTCGCACGGAAAGCGTTGGTCTGCAAGTGCTGGCGCTGCTGCTGATGACCATCATCGCGCTGGCGTTTGGCTGGCATTTAGTGGCGTCCATCGGCGGGGCGGATATGCCGGTTGTGGTGTCGATGCTGAACTCCTATTCCGGTTGGGCGGCGGCGGCGGCGGGCTTTATGCTCAGCAACGATCTGCTGATTGTCACCGGTGCGCTCGTCGGCTCGTCGGGGGCGATACTTTCTTACATTATGTGTAAGGCGATGAACCGCTCCTTTATCAGCGTGATTGCTGGTGGTTTTGGTACGGATGGTTCTTCCAGCGGCAGTGATGAAGAAGCGGGCGAGCACCGTGAAATCAACGCCGAAGAGACGGCGGATCTGCTGAAAAACTCGCATTCTGTCATCATCACCCCGGGTTATGGCATGGCGGTGGCGCAGGCGCAGTATCCGGTAGCGGAAATCACCGAAAAACTGCGCGCGCGCGGCGTGAAAGTACGTTTTGGTATCCACCCGGTTGCCGGCCGTTTACCGGGCCACATGAACGTGCTGCTGGCGGAAGCGAAAGTGCCGTATGACATCGTGCTGGAAATGGACGAAATCAACGATGATTTCGCCGATACCGACACCGTGCTGGTTATCGGCGCGAACGACACCGTCAACCCGGCGGCACAGGACGACCCCAAAAGCCCCATCGCCGGTATGCCGGTTCTGGAAGTGTGGAAAGCGCAAAACGTTATTGTGTTCAAACGCTCTATGAACACGGGCTATGCTGGTGTGCAGAACCCGCTGTTCTTTAAAGAGAACACGCAGATGCTGTTTGGCGATGCCAAAGCCAGCGTCGATGCGATCCTCAAAGCGCTGTAA
- the ogt gene encoding methylated-DNA--[protein]-cysteine S-methyltransferase: MLTLLEDKISTPLGPLWVLCDERFQLRAVEWEEHSARMVELLNIHYRSEGYQRIAARNPGGLSQKLQDYFAGDLAIIDTLPTATGGTPFQREVWQMLRTIPCGQVMHYGQLAEILGRTGAARAVGAANGANPVSIVVPCHRVIGRNGTMTGYAGGVQRKEWLLRHEKYLLL; this comes from the coding sequence ATGCTCACCCTGCTTGAAGATAAGATCTCTACCCCGCTTGGCCCGTTATGGGTGCTGTGCGATGAGCGTTTTCAGCTTCGCGCGGTCGAATGGGAAGAACATAGCGCTCGCATGGTCGAACTGCTGAATATTCATTATCGCAGCGAAGGGTATCAGCGCATCGCGGCACGTAATCCGGGCGGATTAAGCCAGAAATTGCAGGATTATTTTGCCGGCGATCTGGCGATTATCGATACGCTGCCGACAGCAACCGGCGGAACGCCTTTTCAGCGCGAAGTGTGGCAGATGTTGCGCACCATCCCTTGCGGGCAAGTGATGCATTACGGTCAACTGGCGGAAATCCTCGGGCGCACGGGTGCCGCTCGCGCAGTGGGCGCGGCCAATGGCGCAAACCCGGTGAGCATTGTTGTTCCCTGCCACCGCGTGATTGGGCGTAACGGCACCATGACCGGTTATGCGGGCGGCGTGCAGCGCAAAGAGTGGCTGCTGCGCCATGAGAAGTATTTGCTATTGTGA
- the smrA gene encoding DNA endonuclease SmrA, with protein MNPDDKSLFLDAMEDVQPLKHSADVHWQPSHNSRTLQRVDTLQLDNFLTTDFLDIIPLDTPLEFRREGLQNGVIDKLRLGKYPQQASLNLLRQPVEQCRQALFRFMYQCRQDGLRNLLIIHGKGREDNSHPNIVRSYLARWLSEFDDVQAFCVALPHHGGSGACYVALRKSEQAKHENWERHAKRSR; from the coding sequence ATGAACCCTGACGACAAATCCCTGTTCCTTGACGCCATGGAGGATGTCCAACCTCTAAAGCACAGCGCCGATGTGCACTGGCAACCGAGCCATAATTCCCGCACCTTGCAGCGCGTTGACACCCTGCAACTCGATAACTTTTTAACCACCGATTTCCTGGACATTATTCCTCTCGATACGCCGCTAGAGTTCAGGCGCGAGGGTCTGCAAAACGGCGTGATTGATAAGCTGCGCCTGGGGAAATATCCCCAGCAGGCGAGTCTGAATCTCCTGCGCCAGCCAGTAGAGCAGTGTCGACAGGCGCTGTTTCGCTTTATGTATCAATGCCGGCAGGATGGGCTACGCAATCTACTCATCATTCATGGCAAAGGGCGCGAGGATAATTCGCACCCCAACATTGTGCGCAGCTATCTTGCGCGCTGGTTGTCTGAGTTTGATGATGTGCAGGCGTTCTGCGTGGCGTTGCCGCACCACGGCGGCAGCGGCGCGTGCTATGTCGCGCTGCGCAAATCCGAGCAGGCGAAGCACGAAAACTGGGAGCGGCACGCCAAGCGCAGCCGCTAA